In the genome of Calothrix sp. PCC 6303, the window TTGCTCTAAAAGCCGCTCTAAATCATCTAAATGGTCTTCCATGTCAAAATTGCCCTGAAACCGACTTTTGCCATATCCTCGTAAATCTGGCGCAAAAGTTTGAAATCGTTTAGAGAGGTGATTGGTAAATACCGACATACTGGAACCCGAACCGGGATGACCATGTAAGCAGAGTATCGGAAAACCTTGCCCTTTGATATGGGTATTGAGATTAATAGTTTTTGTAGTCTGGTAAGACATTCAATTTTAAAGTTATAAATTCACGTTTAATTCTAGTTCAAACTCGCTACTGCCCACTGCCTTGTTATACGACAATTTCCCACACCCCTACTGCCCACTGCCTACTGCCTACTGCCTACTGCCCACTGCCTTCTTCAATTTTCACTGTGTTGGAACCGCATAAAAACGGTAGCATATACAAAGATTCAAATACACTCAATAATCTGATCTATATTTTCCAAATATCATTGGATAGTGGGAAAGGGGTAACATGTTCCAACGCCTTAAGAACCGTAATTTTCGGTTGGTATTGTTTTTCCTAAGTGTGTGGTTAGTTATTGATCTGGTTTCCCACTTCACCACCGAGATTTTGTGGTTTCGGGAAGTCGATTATTTACCACTTTTTTGGCTACGCTTAAATACGCGGTTCTGGCTGTGGGCGATCGCGTTTTTGGTTTGTGGTGGTTTTATGGTGGGTAATTTGTTACTTGCTGCTAAATATCGGCATCATACCCATCCCGAATATCCTAGTCAAATACCTTTTTTTTCGCCGATTTCCGTCAAAAACCTGCCTTCATCTCTGAAACTAACTGTTTTACTGCCAGCCGTATTAATTCTCAGTTTATTGTCTGCTTGGGTGTTAGTGGATTTGACTCAGCAGCTATGGGACATTTTTTACCCTAATTTCCAATTACCTAACTCTTTACAAGTTGCTGTCAAAGCATTGGGTTTGTCAGAAATTTCCAGATCAACTATCCGACTAACCTTAATGCTGGTGGTAGCGCTGGTAATTTGGATATTTCCCAGATTAAGTTTGAATATATTCGCTGGTTTAAATGCACTTTTATTAGCCTTTATTTGTTCAACAAATTGGGATAAATTTCTCCAATTTTTTCACGCAACCCCTTTCAATCTCAAAGAACCACTATTCAATACTGATATTGGCTTTTATGTATTTAAACTGCCAGTATGGGAATTATTAGAATCAGTTATTTTGAAAGTTTTTATATATACTATTGTCGCTACATTACTAGTATATTTGCGTTCAGGAAATAGTTTAAGCCAAGGGAAATTTATCGGTTTCTCCATCCCCCAAAGGTTACATCTAAATATATTGGGTTCCTGCTTGATGATGGCAGTGGGATTTCAATATTGGCTGTGGCGTTACTCCTTGCTATATGATCAACGGGGAGTCAGCTATGGTGCCAGTTATACCGCAGTTAAAGTCGAACTGCCAGTCTACACATTGTTGAGTTTTTTAGCAATAGCGATCGCATTCTACTTTTTACTACTGTTTTTCGTGATTCGACGCAGAAGCAAAAAATCTTTATCCCTAACCCTTATTCCCCGTCACCTAGTTTATGCGCTCTCAGTATACATCCTCATTGCCGCAACCTCTGGAGAAATTATTCCTTCACTAGTTCAGCGATTCATCGTTCAACCAAATGAACTTATTCAAGAAACCCCTTACATTAACCGCAGTGTCGCTTTAACTCGTCAAGCTTTTAACTTAGATACAATCGAAGCTCGAACCTTTAACCCCGAAGGTACCCTAACCAAAGCTGATTTAGCCGAAAACACCTCAACAATTCGGAATATTCGACTTTGGGACACTAACCCACTCCTGCGTACCAATCGCCAACTTCAACAAATCCGCCCCTATTATAGCTTTCCTGGTGCCGATATCGATCGTTACACCTTACAGCAAGCAAATGGAAACCAGGAAAAACAACAAACAATTATCGCTGCACGGGAACTAGATTATGCTGGTGTACCAGAACTAGCTAAAACCTGGGTAAATGAACATTTAGTGTATACCCATGGTTATGGTTTTACCCTCAGTCCCGTAAACACAGTTGGTTCTGGAGGTTTACCCGATTACTTTGTCAAAGATATCGGTTCTGACACAGTTGGAGGTAAAGGTTCACTACGGATATCCAACGAAACAATCACCAATAGCATTCCCATTGGCAAACCGCGAATTTACTACGGTGAAAATACTCAAACCTATGTAATGACGGGGACAAAGACAGGCGAGTTAGATTATCCCAGTGGCGGGGACAACGTTTATAACATCTACGATGGACGGGGTGGAATTCCCATTTCTTCAATTTGGCGACGGGTATTATTTGCTCAATATCTCAAAGATTGGCAAATGCTCTTAACCCGTAACTTCACACCCGAAACCAAATTACTATTTCGGCGTAAAATTACCGAAAGAGTCCAAGAAATCGCTCCATTTCTGCATTATGATAGCGATCCCTATTTAGTGGCAGCAGATGGAGGTGGAAAAACTCTCAAAGGAGAAAATACCTATCTCTACTGGATACTTGATGCCTACACCACAAGCGATCGCTATCCCTACTCAGACCCTGGTGAGAACTCCTTTAACTATATCCGCAACTCAGTCAAAGTCATAGTAGATGCCTACAATGGTAACGTCAGTTTCTACATCACTGACCCAACTGACCCAATTATCGCCACCTTCCAGTCCATTTTCCCCAATTTATTCCAACCCCTCACCAACATACCTGCACCCCTGCGTAGCCATAT includes:
- a CDS encoding UPF0182 family protein; its protein translation is MFQRLKNRNFRLVLFFLSVWLVIDLVSHFTTEILWFREVDYLPLFWLRLNTRFWLWAIAFLVCGGFMVGNLLLAAKYRHHTHPEYPSQIPFFSPISVKNLPSSLKLTVLLPAVLILSLLSAWVLVDLTQQLWDIFYPNFQLPNSLQVAVKALGLSEISRSTIRLTLMLVVALVIWIFPRLSLNIFAGLNALLLAFICSTNWDKFLQFFHATPFNLKEPLFNTDIGFYVFKLPVWELLESVILKVFIYTIVATLLVYLRSGNSLSQGKFIGFSIPQRLHLNILGSCLMMAVGFQYWLWRYSLLYDQRGVSYGASYTAVKVELPVYTLLSFLAIAIAFYFLLLFFVIRRRSKKSLSLTLIPRHLVYALSVYILIAATSGEIIPSLVQRFIVQPNELIQETPYINRSVALTRQAFNLDTIEARTFNPEGTLTKADLAENTSTIRNIRLWDTNPLLRTNRQLQQIRPYYSFPGADIDRYTLQQANGNQEKQQTIIAARELDYAGVPELAKTWVNEHLVYTHGYGFTLSPVNTVGSGGLPDYFVKDIGSDTVGGKGSLRISNETITNSIPIGKPRIYYGENTQTYVMTGTKTGELDYPSGGDNVYNIYDGRGGIPISSIWRRVLFAQYLKDWQMLLTRNFTPETKLLFRRKITERVQEIAPFLHYDSDPYLVAADGGGKTLKGENTYLYWILDAYTTSDRYPYSDPGENSFNYIRNSVKVIVDAYNGNVSFYITDPTDPIIATFQSIFPNLFQPLTNIPAPLRSHIRYPIDLFAIQSERLLTYHMTDPQVFYNREDLWQIPTEIYGTKPRPVAPYFLITKLLSAETEEFILLLPFTPTKRQNLIAWLAARSDNQEYGKLLLYTFPKQQLVYGTEQIEALINQDPEISGQITLWNREGSRVIQGNLLIIPIGGCAAKNQCTSNLLYVEPLYLEAEKNSLPTLIRVVVAYQNRIVMAETLEQALSTMFATNNTPSPPIIRPLQPQD